One window of the Amycolatopsis mediterranei genome contains the following:
- a CDS encoding chitobiase/beta-hexosaminidase C-terminal domain-containing protein: MNRTLDKLRRRGPVLALVASALLVAAGLTAPAALAADDYTQSVTQPSSTQAQINFTPTTPALYVDVHYTGVPGLGQQNVRMTNGSGTWRTTVNGLSSGNVLDYWFTYEKNGPQYDTPHFSYTVGGGGTTTVAAPTFSPPGGTYSSAQTVTISSATAGATIRYTVDGSTPTASSTVYSGPISVPNSRTVNAIALKSGSTTSPVSSASYTIGTQAGCPTQSDTPNFGPNVRIFDPGMSAATIQAQLDTDFNNQKDTLTAQFAERRVAHLFKPGTYNNVHDNVGFYTSVAGLGQNPGDVLINGDVTVDAFNASDNGVALQNFWRSAENLAVNPSGGQERWAVAQAAPFRRMDVRGGLQLYPASYGYASGGYIADTKVAGQAASVSQQQWYTRDSALGSWNGGVWNMVFSGTSGAPATTFPNPPETTLATTPVSRDVPYLYVDGTGKYRVFLPSLRTNVSGPSWANGSTPGTSAPMSQFYVVKSGDTAASINNALAAGCNLFFTPGIYHLNQTLNVTRANTTILGIGYPTLVPDNGVNAMQVSDVDGVRLKGLLFDAGTANSQALLTVGQSGSSASHAANPTTVQDVFFRIGGELAGKATNSLIVNSSDTIIDHIWAWRADHGNAGTVGWNTNTADTGLVVNGANVLATGLFVEHYQKYQVIWNGQGGKTIFFQNEMPYDVPNQASWNAPSGVAGYAAYKVGSNVTSHEAWGLGSYCFFDTNPAVSSYHAFEVPNTSGVRFHSLLTVSLNYRGTITHVINDTGGTTPSGTVPVNVVSYP, encoded by the coding sequence GTGAACCGGACCTTGGACAAGCTACGACGACGCGGCCCGGTGCTCGCGCTCGTCGCCTCGGCACTGCTGGTGGCGGCCGGGCTCACCGCCCCCGCCGCGCTCGCCGCGGACGACTACACACAGAGCGTCACGCAGCCCAGCTCGACGCAGGCGCAGATCAACTTCACCCCGACGACCCCGGCGCTGTACGTGGACGTCCACTACACCGGCGTGCCGGGCCTCGGCCAGCAGAACGTCCGGATGACCAACGGCTCCGGCACCTGGCGCACCACCGTCAACGGGCTGAGCAGCGGAAACGTCCTCGACTACTGGTTCACCTACGAGAAGAACGGCCCGCAGTACGACACCCCGCACTTCAGCTACACCGTCGGCGGGGGCGGTACGACGACCGTCGCGGCCCCGACGTTCAGCCCGCCCGGCGGCACCTACTCGTCCGCCCAGACGGTGACGATCAGCAGCGCCACCGCGGGCGCCACCATCCGGTACACAGTGGACGGCTCGACACCGACCGCGTCCTCGACCGTCTACAGCGGACCGATCAGCGTCCCGAACTCCCGCACGGTCAACGCGATCGCGCTCAAGTCCGGGTCGACGACCTCGCCGGTGTCGAGCGCGAGCTACACGATCGGCACCCAGGCGGGCTGTCCGACGCAGTCCGACACCCCGAACTTCGGGCCGAACGTGCGGATCTTCGACCCGGGCATGTCCGCGGCGACGATCCAGGCGCAACTGGACACCGACTTCAACAACCAGAAGGACACGCTCACCGCGCAGTTCGCCGAGCGCCGCGTCGCCCACCTCTTCAAGCCGGGCACGTACAACAATGTGCACGACAACGTCGGCTTCTACACCTCGGTCGCCGGCCTCGGCCAGAACCCGGGCGACGTCCTGATCAACGGTGACGTCACCGTCGACGCCTTCAACGCCTCGGACAACGGCGTCGCGCTGCAGAACTTCTGGCGCTCGGCGGAGAACCTGGCGGTCAACCCCTCCGGTGGCCAGGAACGCTGGGCGGTCGCGCAGGCCGCGCCGTTCCGCCGGATGGACGTCCGCGGCGGGCTGCAGCTGTACCCGGCGAGCTACGGCTACGCCAGCGGCGGCTACATCGCCGACACGAAGGTGGCCGGCCAGGCCGCGTCGGTGTCGCAGCAGCAGTGGTACACCCGCGACTCGGCGCTCGGCAGCTGGAACGGCGGCGTGTGGAACATGGTCTTCTCCGGCACCAGCGGCGCGCCGGCGACCACGTTCCCGAACCCGCCGGAGACCACGCTGGCCACGACGCCGGTCTCCCGTGACGTGCCCTACCTCTACGTCGACGGCACCGGCAAGTACCGCGTGTTCCTGCCGTCCCTGCGCACCAACGTGTCCGGACCGAGCTGGGCGAACGGCAGCACCCCGGGCACGTCGGCGCCGATGAGCCAGTTCTACGTCGTCAAGTCCGGCGACACGGCCGCGTCGATCAACAACGCGCTCGCGGCGGGCTGCAACCTGTTCTTCACGCCGGGCATCTACCACCTCAACCAGACGCTCAACGTGACCCGCGCGAACACGACGATCCTCGGCATCGGCTACCCGACGCTGGTGCCCGACAACGGCGTCAACGCGATGCAGGTGTCCGATGTGGACGGCGTCCGGCTCAAGGGCCTGCTCTTCGACGCCGGCACGGCGAACTCGCAGGCGCTGCTCACGGTCGGCCAGTCCGGCTCGTCGGCCTCGCACGCCGCGAACCCGACGACGGTCCAGGACGTGTTCTTCCGGATCGGCGGCGAGCTCGCCGGCAAGGCGACGAACAGCCTGATCGTCAACAGCTCCGACACGATTATCGACCACATCTGGGCGTGGCGGGCCGACCACGGCAACGCGGGCACGGTCGGCTGGAACACCAACACCGCCGACACCGGGCTCGTCGTGAACGGGGCGAACGTGCTGGCCACCGGCCTGTTCGTCGAGCACTACCAGAAGTACCAGGTGATCTGGAACGGCCAGGGCGGGAAGACGATCTTCTTCCAGAACGAGATGCCCTACGACGTGCCGAACCAGGCGTCGTGGAACGCCCCATCGGGTGTCGCCGGGTATGCCGCGTACAAGGTCGGGTCGAACGTGACGTCCCATGAGGCCTGGGGTCTCGGGAGCTACTGCTTCTTCGACACGAACCCGGCGGTGTCCAGCTACCACGCGTTCGAGGTGCCGAACACCAGCGGTGTGCGGTTCCACAGCCTGCTGACGGTGTCGCTCAACTACCGCGGCACGATCACGCACGTCATCAACGACACCGGCGGCACCACGCCTTCGGGCACGGTGCCGGTCAACGTGGTCAGCTACCCGTAA
- a CDS encoding erythromycin esterase family protein has translation MDITDLTAELLAFGEPTHFEPAFARIRNELFAWLAEHGFRSIALETDRVAALDGGFSHGFGELAANRQLLDWLREYNETAAEPLTFHGFDAPTEMFSAPSPRPYLEHARDHLGLDVDIAALTGDDERWSRSEAILDPAASPGASPEARELRVIADDLLMALDARIETAESNRARINAMAGLDLLRYHAASALPGDRDTRIARLASARAVIMARNLLDIHGSQPGRTLVFAHNAHLGSGAGAIVAARLGERYAFIAGSLGHSEALGLGEPAADTYEGLLQRETKTWCLTTEIPAGRTRDDADHRYAPLTPELLENADAVLHVA, from the coding sequence ATGGACATCACCGACCTCACCGCCGAACTGCTCGCGTTCGGGGAGCCGACGCACTTCGAACCGGCCTTCGCGCGGATCCGCAACGAGCTGTTCGCCTGGCTCGCCGAGCACGGCTTCCGGTCGATCGCGCTGGAGACCGACCGCGTCGCCGCGCTCGACGGTGGGTTCTCGCACGGCTTCGGCGAACTGGCCGCCAACCGGCAGCTGCTCGACTGGCTGCGCGAGTACAACGAGACCGCCGCCGAACCGCTGACCTTCCACGGCTTCGACGCCCCGACGGAGATGTTCAGCGCCCCCAGCCCGCGCCCCTACCTCGAACACGCCCGCGACCACCTGGGCCTCGACGTCGACATCGCGGCGCTGACCGGCGACGACGAGCGGTGGAGCCGGTCCGAAGCGATCCTCGACCCGGCCGCGTCGCCCGGCGCGTCACCCGAGGCCCGCGAGCTGCGGGTCATCGCGGACGACCTGCTCATGGCCCTCGACGCCCGCATCGAGACCGCGGAGTCGAACCGCGCGCGGATCAACGCGATGGCCGGGCTCGATCTGCTGCGCTACCACGCCGCGTCGGCGCTGCCCGGGGACCGGGACACGAGGATCGCGCGCCTCGCGAGCGCCCGAGCGGTCATCATGGCCCGGAACCTCCTGGACATCCACGGTTCGCAGCCCGGCCGGACCCTGGTGTTCGCGCACAACGCCCACCTCGGATCGGGCGCGGGGGCGATCGTCGCGGCGCGGCTCGGCGAGCGGTACGCCTTCATCGCCGGCAGCCTCGGCCACAGCGAAGCCCTCGGCCTCGGCGAGCCGGCGGCGGACACCTACGAAGGCTTGCTGCAGCGCGAAACGAAGACCTGGTGCCTGACCACGGAAATCCCGGCCGGTCGCACCCGGGACGACGCCGACCACCGGTACGCACCGCTCACCCCGGAGCTGCTCGAGAACGCCGACGCGGTCCTGCACGTGGCCTGA
- a CDS encoding TioE family transcriptional regulator — MKTRLRPADLAREHGISTQAVRNYERDGFLPPAARTPSGYRVYTEMHAAALRAFLALVPAYGHATAGGIMHAVHDDDLGRALTLVDRGHELLLRDRETLNTVRKAIGHLTTGPAPEPAATGWSIGELAHRLGVTAATVRAWERAGILVPSRNRATGYRVYQGADIRDAELAHLLRRGGHPLEHIATVVEQVRTAGGTESLAEALETWQDRLTARGLAMLEAAGRLSAYLGSRT, encoded by the coding sequence TTGAAGACTCGTTTGAGACCGGCTGACCTCGCCCGTGAGCACGGCATCTCCACGCAGGCGGTCCGCAACTACGAGCGCGACGGCTTCCTCCCGCCGGCCGCGCGCACGCCGAGCGGCTACCGCGTCTACACGGAAATGCACGCGGCGGCCCTCCGGGCGTTCCTGGCGCTGGTCCCGGCCTACGGGCACGCCACGGCCGGCGGGATCATGCACGCCGTCCACGACGACGACCTCGGCCGCGCGCTCACCCTCGTCGACCGCGGCCACGAATTGCTGCTCCGCGACCGCGAAACCCTCAACACGGTCCGGAAGGCGATCGGGCACCTGACGACCGGGCCGGCACCCGAGCCGGCCGCGACCGGCTGGTCGATCGGCGAACTCGCGCACCGCCTCGGCGTCACCGCGGCGACCGTGCGGGCGTGGGAACGCGCCGGCATCCTGGTGCCGTCCCGGAATCGGGCGACCGGCTACCGGGTCTACCAGGGCGCCGACATCCGGGACGCGGAACTGGCCCACCTGCTCCGCCGCGGCGGCCACCCGCTGGAACACATCGCGACGGTGGTCGAGCAGGTCCGCACCGCGGGCGGCACCGAGTCGCTGGCCGAGGCGCTCGAAACCTGGCAGGACCGGCTGACCGCGCGCGGCTTGGCGATGCTCGAGGCGGCCGGCCGGCTCAGCGCGTACCTCGGGTCACGGACGTGA
- a CDS encoding alpha/beta fold hydrolase, which yields MATTHTLETPEADIVYDVHGPAPAESPRPPLLMIGQPMTAEGFGSLASHFADRTVVTYDPRGLGRSARKDGRDDHVPAVQAEDVHAVIRALGAGAVEVFGSSGGAVTALALVTAHPGDVRTLVAHEPPLVRSLPDAAAAERAGQAVRDVYQAKGFGAGMAAFSAMTSWPGEFTDAYFALPPVDPAQFGLPSGDDGRRDDPLLTDRSLPVTTYRLDVEALAAAPTRVVIAVGEESREVFTGRAAVGTAGLLGQEATVFPSHHGGFLGGEFGYAGRPESFAEKLREVLEG from the coding sequence ATGGCCACCACGCACACGCTGGAAACACCCGAAGCCGACATCGTCTACGACGTCCACGGCCCGGCGCCCGCCGAGAGCCCGCGGCCACCGCTGCTCATGATCGGGCAGCCGATGACCGCCGAAGGGTTCGGCTCGTTGGCGTCGCACTTCGCCGACCGCACCGTGGTCACCTACGACCCGCGCGGGCTCGGGCGCAGCGCCCGGAAGGACGGGCGGGACGACCACGTGCCCGCCGTCCAAGCCGAAGACGTCCACGCCGTCATCCGGGCACTGGGGGCCGGCGCCGTCGAGGTGTTCGGGAGCAGCGGCGGCGCGGTCACCGCGCTCGCGCTCGTCACCGCCCATCCCGGCGACGTCCGCACCCTGGTCGCCCACGAGCCACCGCTGGTCCGGTCGTTGCCCGACGCCGCCGCGGCCGAGCGCGCCGGGCAGGCGGTCCGGGACGTCTACCAGGCCAAGGGGTTCGGCGCCGGGATGGCGGCGTTCTCCGCGATGACCTCGTGGCCGGGCGAGTTCACCGACGCCTACTTCGCGTTGCCACCGGTGGACCCGGCGCAGTTCGGGCTGCCGTCCGGCGACGACGGCCGCCGCGACGACCCGCTGCTGACCGACCGGTCCCTCCCGGTGACCACCTACCGGCTCGACGTCGAGGCGCTGGCCGCGGCGCCGACGCGGGTCGTCATCGCCGTCGGCGAGGAGTCCCGTGAGGTCTTCACCGGGCGTGCCGCGGTCGGGACGGCCGGGCTGCTCGGGCAGGAGGCGACCGTCTTCCCGAGTCACCACGGCGGTTTCCTGGGCGGCGAGTTCGGCTACGCCGGCCGGCCCGAGTCCTTCGCCGAGAAGCTCCGGGAGGTGCTCGAAGGCTGA
- a CDS encoding threonine/serine ThrE exporter family protein, producing the protein MKINERTNGGRATRWPLLEPPEQTQRPRAHRPNLLKRRPWHVLEAPTGELPAVDADEAMGPQLPDEATVNFVLDLSLRIGEVQMASGAGASDVTATIIAIAGALGLPHCEVDVIFTSITVTCHRGTDLTPITALRVVRSRSLDYTRLTETEKLVRKIVRGHLGAEQAQTELERITSAPHPYPRWVATLSWGGVAAFVTILLGGGFDIALVAFVISGVIDRVGRVVNRYGLPFFFQQVVGGLVATLSAMVIVSSNVLTTDKPTLVVAAAVTVLLSGLSTVSAVQDAITGYNVTAAGRTMETALMSAGLIAGVVLALRIAVMLGLPRTPLPEVTGSTPQQLPLVVLGGAGAAACFALASYAKMRAMLVAAAAGGIGAAVYGALMLARLDGVSSSAVAATLVGFCGGVLARRLGVTPLVVAVSGITPLLPGLSTYRGLYQIGVEPSGDISTLMTAVAIGLALAAGVVLGEWLAQPVRTGLGRLERRFAGPRMAGPLEPTERSLE; encoded by the coding sequence ATGAAGATCAACGAGCGCACCAACGGGGGCCGGGCGACCAGATGGCCGCTCCTCGAACCGCCCGAACAGACCCAGCGGCCCCGCGCGCACCGTCCGAACCTCCTCAAGCGCCGTCCGTGGCACGTCCTCGAAGCGCCGACCGGCGAGCTGCCCGCCGTCGACGCCGACGAGGCCATGGGGCCGCAGCTGCCCGACGAGGCCACCGTCAACTTCGTGCTCGACCTCTCCCTGCGCATCGGCGAGGTCCAGATGGCCAGCGGCGCGGGCGCGTCGGACGTCACCGCGACCATCATCGCCATCGCCGGGGCGCTCGGGCTGCCGCACTGCGAGGTCGACGTCATCTTCACGTCGATCACCGTGACCTGCCACCGCGGCACCGACCTGACGCCGATCACCGCGCTGCGCGTCGTGCGGAGCCGGAGCCTCGACTACACGCGGCTGACCGAGACCGAAAAGCTCGTCCGCAAGATCGTCCGCGGGCACCTGGGTGCCGAGCAGGCGCAGACCGAGCTGGAGCGGATCACCTCCGCGCCGCACCCGTACCCGCGCTGGGTCGCGACGCTGTCCTGGGGCGGCGTCGCCGCGTTCGTCACCATCCTGCTCGGCGGCGGGTTCGACATCGCGCTCGTCGCCTTCGTCATCAGCGGCGTCATCGACCGGGTCGGCCGGGTCGTGAACCGCTACGGGCTGCCGTTCTTCTTCCAGCAGGTGGTCGGCGGCCTGGTCGCGACGCTGTCGGCCATGGTCATCGTGAGCAGCAACGTCCTGACCACCGACAAGCCGACGCTGGTCGTCGCCGCGGCGGTCACCGTGCTGCTGTCCGGGTTGTCCACCGTCTCGGCCGTGCAGGACGCCATCACCGGCTACAACGTCACCGCCGCCGGCCGCACCATGGAAACCGCGCTGATGTCGGCCGGCCTGATCGCCGGGGTCGTGCTCGCGCTGCGGATCGCCGTCATGCTCGGCCTCCCGCGCACCCCGCTGCCCGAGGTCACCGGGTCGACGCCGCAGCAGCTGCCGCTCGTGGTGCTCGGCGGGGCCGGCGCCGCCGCGTGCTTCGCGCTCGCGAGCTACGCCAAGATGCGCGCCATGCTGGTCGCGGCGGCCGCGGGCGGCATCGGCGCCGCCGTCTACGGCGCCCTCATGCTGGCCCGGCTGGACGGCGTCAGCTCGTCGGCGGTGGCCGCGACGCTGGTCGGGTTCTGCGGTGGCGTGCTCGCACGACGACTCGGCGTCACCCCCCTCGTGGTGGCCGTGTCCGGGATCACTCCGCTGCTTCCGGGCCTGTCCACCTACCGTGGTCTGTACCAGATCGGGGTCGAGCCGAGCGGCGACATCTCGACGCTCATGACGGCCGTCGCAATCGGGCTTGCGCTGGCAGCGGGCGTGGTACTCGGGGAGTGGCTGGCCCAGCCGGTGCGCACCGGACTGGGCCGGCTCGAACGGCGGTTCGCCGGACCACGCATGGCTGGTCCGCTCGAACCGACCGAACGGAGCTTGGAGTAA
- a CDS encoding alpha,alpha-trehalose-phosphate synthase (UDP-forming): MSDQKENSNQADFVVVANRLPVDLERTSEGERRWTASPGGLVSALEPFLRSRKGAWVGWPGVPDVDVEEFDDDGLVLHPVSLSADEVRDYYEGFSNATLWPLYHDVVERPVFDRAWWNSYVKVNRRFAQASAEVAAPGATVWIQDYQLQLVPAMLRELRPDLRIGFFLHIPFPPVELFMQMPWRAAIIRGLTGADLVGFHRPGGAQNFLWLCRQLIGLESTRGAVGVRSRPGTMQVGDRTVRVGAFPISIDAAGLDSLARTKGVQERAAQLRRDLGNPKTVMLGVDRLDYTKGIDLRLQALHELLHEGRLQPDDVTFVQLATPSRERVEHYQRMRGEIEQMVGRINGEFSRVGHPVVHYLHQSVDRTELAGFFSAADVMVVTPLRDGMNLVCKEYVAARHDLGGALVLSEFAGAAAELSSAFLVNPHDLDGVKDALVAAITLDPAEGRRRMRAMRRQVLTHDVDRWARSFLQALGAEGVD, encoded by the coding sequence GTGAGTGACCAGAAGGAGAACTCGAACCAGGCCGATTTCGTCGTGGTGGCGAACCGGCTACCGGTGGACCTCGAACGCACCTCCGAGGGCGAACGCCGGTGGACGGCCAGCCCGGGCGGGCTGGTGTCGGCGCTGGAGCCGTTCCTGCGGTCGAGGAAGGGCGCCTGGGTGGGCTGGCCGGGCGTGCCCGACGTCGACGTCGAGGAATTCGACGACGACGGCCTGGTGCTGCATCCGGTTTCGTTGAGCGCCGACGAAGTCCGCGACTACTACGAAGGTTTCTCCAACGCGACGCTCTGGCCGCTCTACCACGACGTCGTCGAGCGCCCGGTGTTCGACCGCGCGTGGTGGAACAGCTACGTCAAGGTGAACCGCCGGTTCGCCCAGGCCAGCGCCGAGGTCGCCGCCCCGGGCGCGACCGTGTGGATCCAGGACTACCAGCTCCAGCTGGTGCCGGCCATGCTGCGTGAGCTGAGACCGGACCTGCGCATCGGCTTCTTCCTGCACATCCCGTTCCCGCCGGTCGAGCTGTTCATGCAGATGCCGTGGCGCGCCGCGATCATCCGCGGCCTCACCGGCGCCGACCTGGTCGGCTTCCACCGCCCCGGCGGGGCGCAGAACTTCCTCTGGCTGTGCCGCCAGCTGATCGGCCTCGAGTCGACGCGCGGCGCGGTCGGCGTCCGGTCGCGGCCGGGCACCATGCAGGTCGGCGACCGGACCGTGCGGGTCGGCGCCTTCCCCATCTCCATCGACGCCGCCGGCCTCGACAGCCTCGCGCGCACCAAGGGCGTCCAGGAGCGGGCCGCCCAGCTGCGCCGCGACCTCGGCAACCCCAAGACGGTCATGCTCGGCGTCGACCGGCTCGACTACACCAAGGGCATCGACCTGCGGCTGCAGGCGCTGCACGAGTTGCTGCACGAAGGCCGCCTGCAGCCGGACGACGTCACGTTCGTCCAGCTCGCCACCCCGAGCCGGGAGCGCGTCGAGCACTACCAGCGGATGCGCGGCGAGATCGAGCAGATGGTCGGCCGGATCAACGGCGAGTTCTCCCGCGTCGGCCACCCGGTCGTGCACTACCTGCACCAGTCCGTGGACCGCACCGAGCTGGCCGGCTTCTTCTCCGCTGCCGATGTCATGGTGGTGACGCCGCTGCGCGACGGCATGAACCTGGTGTGCAAGGAGTACGTCGCCGCGCGGCACGATCTGGGCGGAGCGCTGGTGCTTTCCGAGTTCGCGGGTGCGGCCGCGGAGCTCTCTAGCGCATTCCTCGTGAACCCCCACGATCTGGACGGGGTGAAGGACGCACTAGTGGCTGCCATTACGCTCGACCCGGCAGAGGGCCGTCGCCGGATGCGCGCCATGCGTCGCCAGGTCCTCACGCACGATGTCGATCGTTGGGCGCGCTCGTTCCTGCAAGCGTTGGGTGCCGAAGGAGTCGACTGA
- a CDS encoding ArsR/SmtB family transcription factor, which yields MTSAPPPEELDPDALKAVTHPLRRRILGVLSAGPATATKLAQALGENTGATSYHLRELARFRFVEDVPELARGKERWWRTRPRDIRWPRRSEQSAESRMLFDDMQRQGFEDDLEKLNRFAEEREELPGGWPDALLFARGATWLTEEELQQLWQDYMELFRRYWRTEGDRSPEARRVLVRWLAFPDPGEMT from the coding sequence ATGACCAGCGCTCCACCACCGGAAGAGCTCGACCCGGACGCTCTCAAGGCCGTCACCCACCCGCTGCGCCGCCGGATCCTCGGCGTGTTGTCGGCCGGCCCGGCGACAGCCACGAAACTCGCACAGGCCCTGGGCGAGAACACCGGCGCGACCAGCTACCACCTGCGGGAGCTGGCCCGCTTCAGGTTCGTCGAGGACGTCCCGGAGCTCGCGCGGGGCAAGGAACGGTGGTGGCGGACGCGGCCGCGGGACATCCGCTGGCCGCGCCGCAGTGAGCAGAGCGCCGAATCCCGGATGCTGTTCGACGACATGCAGCGGCAGGGGTTCGAGGACGACCTCGAAAAGCTCAACCGGTTCGCGGAAGAGCGTGAGGAGCTGCCCGGCGGCTGGCCGGACGCACTGCTCTTCGCGCGCGGTGCCACGTGGCTCACCGAAGAGGAGCTGCAGCAGCTCTGGCAGGACTACATGGAGCTGTTCCGCCGGTACTGGCGAACCGAAGGCGACCGGTCACCGGAAGCGCGGCGCGTGCTCGTGCGCTGGCTCGCGTTCCCGGATCCAGGGGAAATGACATGA
- a CDS encoding alpha/beta hydrolase family protein, with the protein MILAVTALAPPASAADVTNDDVTFTNGGVTLHGTVVAPPGGTKLPGLVMIHGSGAHSRDDYRDQAEAFARQGIATLIYDKRTEGYSQFERSYSTLADDALAAVSVLRKRSDVDPARVGVWGLSEGGWVAPLAASRSSDVAFVVTLGANGVEPSRQQAWAVENQFRRLGMDGSLVRMASSTMFRQLAGGGVFPEAHYDPVPVLKSLRQPVLGLWGAKDVLTPPGEAVRIFRESLAYHTLRVFPDAQHQLRRTTDGFDKLPGYAPGYLELVGSWVNHPPAVSSADAPPAQDRPSTSVTPLAWYEPTWLQLAVLVFLLVAFAWYPLFQRGAGARPARWLSATGLLAVLGFLVVDVLIQLSMGKGLGPVVAGRPLPWLALQLLALGTVAATIATAVAWWRNRGLRLGVLLTGGVVFVPWAIYWGLLGV; encoded by the coding sequence GTGATCCTGGCGGTCACGGCGTTGGCGCCACCGGCATCGGCGGCCGACGTGACCAACGACGACGTGACGTTCACCAACGGCGGGGTGACCTTGCACGGCACCGTCGTCGCACCACCCGGCGGAACGAAACTGCCGGGGCTGGTGATGATCCACGGCTCGGGGGCACACAGCCGTGACGACTACCGCGACCAGGCGGAAGCCTTTGCGCGGCAAGGCATCGCGACGCTCATCTACGACAAGCGCACCGAGGGCTATTCGCAGTTCGAGCGCTCGTACTCGACTCTCGCGGACGACGCGCTGGCCGCGGTTTCCGTGCTGCGCAAGCGATCCGACGTCGATCCGGCGCGGGTCGGGGTCTGGGGGTTGAGCGAAGGCGGCTGGGTGGCACCACTGGCGGCTTCGCGTTCGTCGGACGTCGCCTTCGTCGTGACGCTGGGTGCGAACGGCGTCGAGCCGTCGCGGCAGCAGGCGTGGGCGGTCGAGAACCAGTTCCGGCGGCTGGGCATGGACGGCTCGCTCGTGCGGATGGCGTCGTCGACGATGTTTCGTCAGCTCGCCGGCGGCGGGGTGTTCCCGGAAGCGCACTACGACCCGGTGCCGGTGCTGAAGAGCCTGCGGCAGCCGGTGCTCGGGTTGTGGGGCGCGAAGGACGTCCTGACGCCACCGGGCGAAGCGGTCCGGATCTTCCGGGAGTCGTTGGCGTACCACACGTTGCGGGTCTTCCCGGACGCGCAGCACCAGCTGCGCCGGACCACCGACGGCTTCGACAAGCTGCCGGGGTACGCGCCCGGCTACCTCGAACTGGTGGGCAGCTGGGTGAACCACCCGCCCGCGGTCTCGAGCGCCGACGCGCCACCCGCGCAGGACCGGCCGAGCACCTCCGTGACGCCGCTCGCCTGGTACGAGCCGACGTGGCTGCAGCTCGCCGTGCTGGTGTTCCTGCTGGTGGCCTTCGCCTGGTACCCGCTGTTCCAGCGCGGTGCCGGGGCGCGGCCGGCCCGCTGGCTGTCGGCGACCGGGCTGCTCGCGGTGCTCGGTTTCCTGGTCGTCGACGTGCTGATCCAGCTGTCGATGGGCAAGGGGCTGGGCCCGGTCGTCGCCGGCCGCCCGCTGCCGTGGCTGGCACTGCAGCTGCTGGCGCTGGGCACGGTGGCCGCCACCATCGCCACGGCGGTGGCCTGGTGGCGCAACCGCGGTCTCCGGCTGGGCGTCCTCCTGACCGGTGGGGTGGTGTTCGTCCCGTGGGCGATCTACTGGGGTCTGCTGGGCGTCTAG
- a CDS encoding RNA polymerase sigma factor: MQVIHEGSELREPDRPDLGGPEPGPAFGRLFDAHAGQLRRYLARRVGAEPANDLVAETFLVALRRRETYRPELGTARSWLYGIATNLLRHHVRSELRGLQATARLARTGEVSHANHDGRVAEQVDAQVRAAQLAGALARLSPADRDTLLLVSWAGLEPGEVAEALGIPPGTVRSRLHRIRRWLRTNAPAQEEVQDLA; this comes from the coding sequence ATGCAGGTGATCCACGAGGGCTCGGAGCTCCGGGAGCCCGACCGCCCGGACCTGGGCGGACCCGAGCCGGGGCCGGCGTTCGGGCGGCTGTTCGACGCCCATGCCGGGCAGCTGCGGCGGTACCTCGCTCGCCGCGTCGGGGCGGAACCGGCGAACGATCTCGTGGCCGAGACGTTCCTGGTCGCGTTGCGGCGGCGCGAGACCTACCGGCCGGAGCTGGGCACCGCGCGGTCGTGGCTCTACGGCATCGCCACCAACCTGCTGCGCCACCACGTGCGGTCCGAACTGCGCGGCCTGCAGGCCACCGCCCGGCTCGCCCGGACCGGCGAAGTCAGTCACGCGAACCACGACGGCCGCGTCGCCGAGCAGGTCGACGCCCAGGTGCGGGCCGCGCAGCTGGCCGGCGCGCTGGCCCGGCTCAGCCCGGCCGACCGCGACACGCTGCTGCTCGTGTCGTGGGCCGGGCTGGAGCCGGGCGAGGTCGCCGAGGCCCTCGGCATCCCGCCGGGTACGGTCCGGTCGCGGTTGCACCGGATCAGACGCTGGCTCAGGACGAACGCCCCGGCTCAAGAGGAGGTGCAGGACCTTGCGTGA